A window of the Polaribacter sp. HaHaR_3_91 genome harbors these coding sequences:
- a CDS encoding RimK family protein yields MNKYIVANQPEKWLFSIDNITVISSQEYLTNPKYSTIKKARIFNLCKNYSYQSKGYYVSLLAEARGHLAIPTVKNIVDLKTLKLVKIVSEEFDDEIQQSLKNIKSRSFTLSIYFGQNVAQKYKGLSSLFYKHFQVPFLRVHFSFNNKWNIQSIEAISESEIPNEHLECVYEFANQYFSKKRYDTPKLATSDFDLAILVDPNDPAPPSNAKALKKFVDIAEKMNIYAEIIEPKDLSRLSSFDALFIRQSTEVNNEAYAFARKAQQEGIAIIDYPDAILKCCNKVFMAEALNNANIATPKTIIVHKDNMDTVIDKVGLPCVLKAPDSTFSFGVKKAKTEIEYADLVNEMLKESDLIIAQEFCPSDYDWRIGIIDDKPFFACKYYMAKGHWQIYNWNAKKKKEQDGDADCLPIEKVPKKVLDMALKSARIMGKGLYGIDIKVVNNKPMVIEINDNPNVDFGVEDAFYGDLVYTEILSALKKRLE; encoded by the coding sequence ATGAACAAATACATTGTTGCCAATCAACCTGAAAAATGGCTTTTTTCGATTGATAATATTACCGTAATTTCCTCACAAGAATATCTTACCAACCCCAAATATTCTACTATAAAAAAAGCTAGAATATTTAACCTTTGTAAAAACTACAGTTACCAATCTAAAGGATACTATGTTTCTCTATTAGCAGAAGCGAGAGGTCATTTAGCCATACCTACTGTAAAAAACATTGTAGATTTAAAAACACTGAAACTCGTAAAAATAGTTTCAGAAGAGTTTGATGATGAGATTCAACAAAGTTTAAAAAACATAAAATCTAGATCCTTTACTTTAAGCATTTATTTTGGTCAAAATGTTGCACAAAAATACAAAGGTCTCAGTAGCTTGTTTTACAAACACTTTCAAGTGCCTTTTTTACGTGTTCATTTTAGTTTTAATAACAAATGGAACATCCAAAGTATCGAAGCTATTTCTGAATCTGAAATACCAAACGAACACCTAGAATGTGTCTATGAATTTGCAAATCAATATTTTTCTAAAAAACGATATGACACACCTAAGTTAGCTACGTCAGATTTTGATTTAGCCATCTTAGTAGACCCAAATGATCCTGCTCCACCAAGTAATGCCAAAGCCTTAAAAAAGTTTGTGGATATTGCTGAAAAAATGAACATCTATGCAGAAATTATTGAACCAAAAGACCTCAGTAGATTATCGTCTTTTGATGCATTATTTATTCGTCAAAGTACAGAAGTAAATAACGAAGCCTACGCATTTGCACGCAAAGCCCAACAAGAAGGAATTGCTATCATCGATTATCCGGATGCTATTTTAAAATGCTGCAATAAGGTTTTTATGGCAGAAGCTTTAAACAATGCCAATATAGCAACCCCAAAAACAATTATTGTACATAAAGACAATATGGACACTGTTATTGATAAAGTAGGTTTACCATGTGTTCTTAAAGCACCAGATTCTACTTTTTCATTTGGTGTAAAAAAAGCAAAAACAGAAATTGAGTATGCTGATTTAGTCAATGAAATGCTTAAAGAATCTGACCTCATTATTGCACAAGAGTTTTGCCCTTCTGATTACGATTGGAGAATTGGTATTATTGATGATAAACCCTTTTTTGCTTGTAAATATTACATGGCAAAAGGACATTGGCAAATATACAATTGGAACGCTAAAAAGAAGAAAGAGCAAGATGGTGATGCAGATTGTTTACCGATAGAAAAAGTGCCTAAAAAAGTTTTAGATATGGCTTTAAAATCGGCAAGAATTATGGGAAAAGGTTTGTACGGAATAGACATTAAAGTTGTAAACAACAAACCGATGGTGATTGAAATTAACGACAATCCAAATGTAGATTTTGGTGTAGAAGATGCCTTTTATGGTGATTTAGTGTACACAGAAATTTTATCAGCATTAAAAAAACGATTAGAATAA
- a CDS encoding glutamate-cysteine ligase family protein: MGTKYKLFEVFGIELEYMLINDTTFKVAPIVDVLLTKKNGALTSDIDNGTIAWSNELVAHVVEIKTNGPTADLTNLSEEFHKNILEINAILKPLNTKLLPTACHPLMNPLQDTQLWKHSYSEVYELYNRIFNCKGHGWSNVQSTHINLPFFNDIEFEKLHAAIRVILPLIPGLSASSPILEGNFTGFKDTRLEYYKTNQKEIPEMTGKVIPEQVFSKSDYHNTIFDPIKKQIKKHDTHNILDHHFLNSRGAIARFDRNAIEIRLVDIQECPKADIAICVLIIEVLKQFVNGKLASLEMQKSWNEQDLFDILNPIIKEGEDYKISNKEYLSLFNLSENNTVKEVWKHLFELVKENISENYKEALTIIFEHGTLATRIENALGADTSDKNIITVYTELANCLETNTLFIPNK, encoded by the coding sequence ATGGGAACAAAATATAAATTGTTTGAGGTTTTTGGTATCGAATTAGAATACATGTTAATTAATGACACCACCTTTAAAGTTGCACCAATTGTAGATGTTTTATTGACAAAAAAAAATGGAGCACTTACTTCTGATATTGATAATGGAACCATTGCCTGGAGCAACGAATTGGTTGCACATGTTGTGGAAATAAAAACAAACGGACCTACAGCAGATCTTACCAACTTATCGGAAGAATTTCATAAAAACATTCTAGAAATTAATGCTATTTTAAAACCGTTAAACACAAAATTATTACCAACGGCTTGCCATCCTTTAATGAATCCTTTGCAAGACACACAACTATGGAAACACAGTTATAGCGAAGTGTACGAGCTATACAATAGAATTTTTAATTGTAAAGGTCACGGTTGGTCTAATGTACAAAGCACACATATTAATTTACCTTTTTTTAATGATATTGAGTTCGAAAAACTACATGCTGCCATTCGTGTTATTTTACCATTAATTCCAGGTTTAAGCGCAAGTTCGCCAATTTTAGAAGGTAATTTTACGGGTTTTAAAGACACCCGATTAGAGTATTATAAAACCAATCAAAAAGAGATTCCGGAAATGACAGGTAAGGTTATTCCTGAGCAAGTGTTTTCTAAATCAGATTATCATAACACTATTTTTGATCCTATTAAGAAACAGATTAAAAAACACGATACCCATAATATTTTAGACCATCATTTTTTAAATTCTAGAGGTGCCATTGCTCGTTTTGATAGAAATGCCATCGAAATTAGATTGGTAGACATACAGGAATGCCCAAAGGCAGATATTGCTATTTGTGTTTTAATTATTGAAGTTTTAAAACAATTCGTCAACGGAAAATTAGCGAGTTTAGAAATGCAAAAAAGCTGGAACGAGCAAGATTTATTCGATATTTTAAACCCAATTATTAAGGAAGGTGAAGATTATAAAATAAGCAATAAAGAATACTTATCTCTTTTTAATCTTTCTGAGAATAACACGGTAAAAGAAGTTTGGAAACATCTTTTTGAATTGGTCAAAGAAAATATTTCTGAAAACTATAAAGAAGCTTTAACGATCATTTTTGAACACGGAACACTCGCAACAAGAATTGAAAATGCACTTGGTGCTGATACTTCGGATAAAAACATTATAACTGTTTATACAGAACTAGCAAATTGCCTAGAAACCAACACGCTATTTATCCCAAATAAATAG
- a CDS encoding N-formylglutamate amidohydrolase, protein MKLVITCEHGGNEIPEKFHTLFSDKEILKTHRGYDLGALDVFNALKHLAIYTNYSTTSRLLIELNRSLWHKNLFSEYTKHLSVLEKKDTIKTHYNVYRNAVKKQIETLITNQNTVVHLSIHSFTPILNDRIRNCDIGLLYDSSDQHEKKIALQLKASLHSINPKWHVRFNYPYLGKADGFTTHLRKRFKENYIGIEIELNQKFSKNNIMNFQLKEDLQKAISNILK, encoded by the coding sequence ATGAAACTGGTAATTACTTGTGAACATGGCGGAAATGAAATTCCAGAAAAGTTCCATACTCTTTTTAGTGATAAAGAAATTTTAAAGACCCATAGAGGCTATGATTTAGGTGCTTTAGATGTTTTTAACGCGCTAAAGCACTTAGCAATTTACACCAATTACAGCACAACAAGTAGATTACTCATAGAGCTAAACAGATCGCTTTGGCATAAAAACTTGTTTTCAGAATACACAAAACACCTATCGGTTTTAGAGAAAAAAGACACCATTAAAACACACTATAACGTCTATAGAAATGCCGTAAAAAAACAGATTGAAACACTAATTACAAACCAAAATACTGTTGTACACCTTTCTATACATTCGTTTACACCTATTTTAAATGATCGTATTAGAAATTGTGATATTGGTCTTTTATACGATTCATCCGATCAACATGAAAAAAAGATAGCATTACAACTTAAAGCTAGCTTGCATTCAATAAATCCGAAATGGCATGTACGTTTTAATTATCCCTATCTCGGAAAAGCAGATGGATTTACAACGCATTTAAGAAAGCGTTTTAAAGAAAACTATATCGGAATTGAGATTGAACTCAATCAAAAATTTTCTAAAAACAACATTATGAATTTTCAACTTAAAGAAGATTTACAGAAAGCGATTTCTAACATCTTAAAATAA
- a CDS encoding DUF1566 domain-containing protein: protein MKKNRLLIFCLLTTMACSNNNDYLTDTAETTPNLAYPYPIVDTEETTFYTDVNTISSVSIHEDFYGQDANYTGNQPSYTNNGDGTITDNVTGLMWEKDMGEKISYETAFTKAEQATLGEYNDWRVPTLKELYSLILFTGQVEGQKAVAFFIDTNYFNQPLGNINIGEREIDAQTWSSTTYVGLTMNGDETVFGVNFVDGRIKGYPKYKAGTETPNTMYFRMVRGNMDYGKNNFIDNGDGTISDTATGLMWQKSDNGIGMDWKTSLSYSENLELANYSDWRLPNAKELQSIVDYSRSPQTTNSPAIDPIFETTAINDPNNNSGQYPYFWTGTTHLDGVTPYSGAVYIAFGEGQGKMEGVLMDVHGAGCQRSDPKSGNADNYPDYFGPQGDVRYVYNYVRSVRNIDN from the coding sequence ATGAAAAAAAACAGACTCCTTATTTTTTGTTTACTAACTACAATGGCATGTAGCAACAACAACGACTATTTAACGGACACAGCAGAAACAACTCCTAATTTAGCTTATCCTTACCCTATCGTTGACACTGAAGAAACCACATTTTACACAGATGTAAACACCATTTCATCCGTAAGCATACACGAAGATTTCTACGGACAAGATGCTAACTATACAGGAAACCAACCCTCTTACACAAATAACGGAGACGGCACTATTACAGACAATGTAACAGGTTTAATGTGGGAAAAAGATATGGGAGAAAAAATTAGCTACGAAACTGCTTTTACGAAAGCTGAACAAGCTACATTAGGTGAATATAATGATTGGAGAGTTCCTACTTTAAAAGAACTGTATTCCTTAATTTTATTTACAGGTCAAGTAGAAGGTCAAAAAGCTGTTGCATTCTTTATAGATACCAATTATTTTAATCAACCACTAGGAAATATAAACATCGGAGAACGAGAAATTGATGCTCAAACATGGTCTTCTACAACCTACGTGGGTCTCACTATGAATGGAGATGAAACTGTATTTGGAGTTAATTTTGTAGATGGCCGTATTAAAGGATATCCTAAATATAAAGCAGGTACCGAAACCCCAAATACTATGTATTTTAGAATGGTAAGAGGAAACATGGACTATGGTAAAAATAATTTTATTGACAATGGAGATGGTACCATAAGCGATACCGCTACCGGCTTAATGTGGCAAAAATCTGACAATGGTATTGGAATGGATTGGAAAACATCTTTAAGCTATTCTGAGAATTTAGAATTGGCCAATTATTCTGATTGGAGATTACCTAATGCTAAAGAATTACAAAGTATTGTAGATTACTCTAGATCTCCGCAAACTACTAACTCACCAGCAATAGACCCTATATTTGAAACAACAGCAATTAATGACCCCAATAATAATAGCGGTCAATATCCTTATTTTTGGACAGGAACTACGCACTTAGACGGTGTTACTCCATATTCTGGCGCTGTATATATTGCTTTTGGAGAAGGACAAGGAAAAATGGAAGGTGTTTTAATGGATGTACATGGCGCAGGATGCCAAAGAAGCGATCCTAAGAGTGGTAATGCAGACAATTATCCCGATTATTTTGGTCCACAAGGAGATGTAAGATATGTTTATAATTATGTAAGAAGTGTAAGAAATATAGACAATTAA